Proteins encoded in a region of the Perognathus longimembris pacificus isolate PPM17 chromosome 11, ASM2315922v1, whole genome shotgun sequence genome:
- the Efna3 gene encoding ephrin-A3 isoform X3 has product MVSRSGYRTCNASQGFKRWECNRPHAPHSPIKFSEKFQRYSAFSLGYEFHAGHEYYYISTPTHNLHWKCLRMKVFVCCASTSHSGEKPVPTLPQFTMGPNVKINVLEDFEGENPQVPKLEKSISGTSPKREHLPLAVGLAFFLMTLLAS; this is encoded by the exons ATGGTGAGCCGCAGCGGCTACCGCACCTGCAACGCCAGCCAGGGCTTCAAGCGCTGGGAGTGCAACCGGCCGCACGCCCCGCACAGCCCCATCAAGTTCTCCGAGAAGTTCCAGCGCTACAGCGCCTTCTCGCTGGGCTACGAGTTCCACGCCGGCCACGAGTACTACTACATCT CCACGCCCACCCACAACCTGCACTGGAAGTGTCTGAGGATGAAGGTGTTCGTCTGCTGCGCCTCTA CATCGCACTCCGGGGAGAAGCCGGTCCCCACTCTCCCCCAGTTCACCATGGGCCCCAATGTGAAGATCAACGTGCTGG AAGACTTTGAGGGCGAGAACCCCCAGGTGCCCAAGCTTGAGAAGAGCATCAGCGGGACCAGCCCCAAGAGGGAACACCTGCCCCTGGCCGTGGGCCTCGCCTTCTTCCTCATGACACTCTTGGCCTCCTAG